From Rhinatrema bivittatum chromosome 5, aRhiBiv1.1, whole genome shotgun sequence, the proteins below share one genomic window:
- the LOC115092346 gene encoding uncharacterized protein LOC115092346 has protein sequence MLYSCVVVYLNDILVFSRDLQSHHQDVVNVLQCLRENQLYAKLEKCSFDQETVPFIGYVVSSQGFQMDPQKAKSIRDWPQPTGLKALRRFLGFTNYYTSFIHHYSTLTAPLTAMTRKRANLSQWSPEAVATFQELKEAFLKAPCLRHPDPR, from the coding sequence atgctctacagttgtgtcgtGGTCTACCTGAACGACATCTTGGTATTTTCACGagacctccagagccatcaccAGGACGTCGTCAACGTCCTACAATGCCTAAGGGAAAACCAgttatatgccaagctggagaaatgttcttttgaCCAGGAGACTGTCCCTTTTATAGGCTATGTGGTCTCAAGCcagggtttccagatggacccgcAGAAGGCCAAGAGTATTCgcgattggcctcaaccaacggGCCTTAAAGCGCTCCGAAGATTCCTTGGTTTTACGAACTACTACACATCATTCATCCATCATTATTCCACACTGACcgccccactcacagccatgacccgTAAGAGAGCCAATCTCTCTCAGTGGTCACCCGAGGCTGTGGCCACCTTCCAGGagctcaaggaggcgttcctaaAAGCACCATGCTTGCGTCACCCTGACCCCCGATGA